In Hyphomicrobiales bacterium, a genomic segment contains:
- a CDS encoding AraC family transcriptional regulator, which translates to MSIIQPEFEYVDRATETIRYLQHGWPTDLCRWHSHAEYELHLVVETRGKTFVGDYIGEFIPGSLYLIGPYVPHNWTTDEVAHPEPVEMRDMLVQFSQESLDQLSKAFPEFKEMDEMFELAKSGVEFTGFNPTFARGHFERIRSTKGAERIAAFLRFLVRVNEHAEKRPLSFAGMIQPEGTSKQARIANVIDYITEHYAEDISVTLAADMAGMSAAAFSRNFQRVTGNKFVEFVNRVRISQACSMLYSTDDQISTICFAVGFQNLANFNRHFLKTKKVTPTQYRDLALSELAPKNQVSA; encoded by the coding sequence ATGTCAATAATCCAACCCGAGTTTGAGTATGTTGACCGTGCGACCGAGACGATACGCTATCTTCAGCATGGCTGGCCGACTGATCTGTGCCGTTGGCATAGTCACGCAGAATATGAACTGCATCTTGTCGTCGAGACGCGAGGCAAGACCTTTGTCGGTGATTACATAGGCGAATTTATACCGGGATCTTTATATCTAATCGGACCTTATGTTCCTCATAATTGGACGACAGATGAAGTTGCTCATCCTGAGCCGGTCGAAATGCGCGATATGCTGGTTCAATTCAGCCAAGAAAGTCTTGATCAACTCTCAAAAGCATTTCCTGAGTTCAAAGAGATGGATGAGATGTTTGAACTGGCTAAATCGGGGGTTGAATTTACTGGCTTTAACCCAACATTTGCTCGTGGTCATTTTGAACGTATCAGAAGCACTAAAGGCGCAGAACGCATAGCCGCTTTCCTTAGATTCCTTGTGCGTGTGAATGAGCATGCGGAAAAAAGACCTTTGTCTTTTGCTGGCATGATCCAACCTGAAGGTACATCCAAACAAGCGCGTATTGCCAATGTGATCGATTATATCACGGAGCATTACGCAGAAGATATTTCGGTGACACTTGCTGCCGATATGGCCGGTATGAGTGCAGCGGCTTTTTCAAGAAACTTTCAAAGAGTGACGGGCAATAAATTCGTTGAATTTGTCAATCGTGTTCGTATCAGCCAAGCCTGTTCGATGCTCTATTCAACTGACGACCAAATTTCGACGATATGTTTTGCTGTTGGTTTTCAAAACCTAGCTAACTTTAACCGTCATTTCTTAAAAACAAAAAAAGTCACACCTACCCAGTACCGTGATCTGGCACTTAGTGAGTTGGCACCAAAAAATCAGGTAAGCGCATGA
- a CDS encoding NAD(P)H-dependent glycerol-3-phosphate dehydrogenase — MTDISVIGGGAWGTALAASIARKGQNPTLWARDTSVIEDIRQQNQNIKFLEGIPLPAGIQPTADPADMAGADILLVVIPAQAIRSILEKFREIIKPTATLVLCAKGIESTTGKRVSEITREVMPNNPIAVLSGPSFADDVARGLPTAVTLAAPSLEVAARLAEAISSPALRLYASNDIIGVELGGALKNIIALAIGIARAKKLGASAEAALTTRGFAELARIAQYFGAQPETLMGLSCLGDLMLTCSSPQSRNFAYGMAMGAGDNLSSMKLAEGVHTTGIAAQLCRDANIDAPIIDAVDSVLSQKIDITEAMTQLLSRPLKVETI; from the coding sequence TTGACTGATATTTCTGTTATTGGGGGCGGCGCATGGGGGACAGCTCTTGCCGCCAGTATCGCGCGTAAAGGTCAAAACCCCACTTTGTGGGCGCGTGACACCAGTGTTATTGAAGATATACGCCAACAAAACCAAAATATAAAATTTTTAGAAGGCATTCCACTTCCGGCGGGTATTCAGCCGACAGCAGACCCTGCTGACATGGCTGGAGCTGATATTTTACTTGTGGTTATTCCAGCACAGGCAATTAGAAGCATCCTTGAGAAATTTCGTGAGATAATTAAACCAACTGCAACATTGGTTCTTTGTGCTAAGGGAATTGAAAGCACCACAGGCAAGCGCGTTAGCGAGATCACGCGCGAAGTTATGCCGAATAATCCTATTGCTGTGCTGTCAGGCCCAAGTTTTGCCGATGATGTTGCTCGTGGCTTACCAACGGCGGTTACATTGGCGGCCCCTAGCCTTGAGGTGGCAGCTAGGCTTGCTGAAGCTATTTCAAGCCCAGCATTACGGCTTTACGCATCAAATGATATAATCGGTGTGGAGCTTGGTGGCGCTCTCAAGAACATTATTGCCCTTGCCATTGGTATTGCACGCGCAAAAAAGCTTGGCGCTAGTGCAGAGGCAGCCCTTACAACGCGCGGCTTTGCGGAGCTTGCGCGCATCGCACAATATTTCGGCGCACAGCCGGAGACATTAATGGGTCTGTCATGTCTCGGCGATTTGATGCTCACATGTTCAAGCCCACAATCGCGCAATTTTGCCTATGGTATGGCTATGGGTGCGGGGGATAACTTGAGTTCTATGAAGCTCGCAGAAGGGGTGCACACGACTGGCATTGCAGCTCAGTTATGCCGCGATGCCAATATAGATGCGCCAATTATCGACGCAGTTGACAGTGTTCTATCTCAAAAAATAGATATTACTGAAGCAATGACGCAACTTCTTTCCCGTCCTTTGAAAGTAGAAACCATTTAA
- a CDS encoding carbohydrate ABC transporter permease, whose product MTDRQKKQFLNNLSTFGAWTVAILFFFPIFWMFLTSFKSELQAIAVPPLFVFEPTVENYVLVEERTDYLKFAWNSVVTSIGGTLLAMLIAIPSAYAMAFNTTRWTKDILLWMLSTKMLPAVGVLLPIYLICQKFGLLDTKTALVVIYAMINLPIIMLILFNYFKEIPKEILEASRMDGASTYGEITQVVMPLAWGGIASTALLSVVLLWNEAFWSINLTSSNAGTLVALVASFSSPEGLFWAKLSAVSTLACAPIVIFGWLTQKQLVQGLTFGAVK is encoded by the coding sequence ATGACAGATAGACAAAAAAAGCAATTTTTAAACAACCTTTCAACTTTCGGTGCTTGGACTGTAGCAATACTCTTCTTCTTTCCTATATTTTGGATGTTTTTGACGAGCTTCAAGTCGGAGCTTCAAGCTATTGCTGTGCCACCTTTGTTCGTGTTTGAGCCAACAGTAGAAAATTACGTATTAGTTGAAGAACGTACTGATTACCTTAAGTTTGCATGGAATTCGGTTGTAACGAGTATTGGTGGAACTCTTCTTGCCATGCTGATTGCAATACCGTCGGCCTATGCAATGGCATTCAACACGACGCGCTGGACAAAAGACATTTTGCTATGGATGCTATCCACAAAAATGCTGCCAGCTGTTGGTGTTTTGCTGCCGATCTATTTGATTTGCCAAAAGTTTGGACTTCTCGATACAAAAACCGCGCTGGTGGTCATTTATGCTATGATTAACCTGCCTATTATAATGTTGATCCTCTTCAATTATTTCAAAGAGATTCCAAAAGAGATTTTGGAAGCAAGCCGTATGGATGGCGCTTCAACCTATGGTGAAATCACTCAGGTTGTTATGCCTTTGGCTTGGGGTGGTATTGCTTCCACCGCTTTGTTGTCGGTTGTTCTGTTATGGAATGAAGCCTTTTGGTCCATCAATTTGACCTCATCAAATGCAGGAACGCTTGTGGCGCTTGTTGCTTCATTCTCAAGTCCTGAGGGCTTGTTCTGGGCGAAGTTGTCAGCAGTTTCGACGCTGGCTTGTGCCCCAATTGTTATCTTCGGTTGGCTGACGCAAAAGCAGTTGGTTCAAGGTTTGACATTCGGTGCGGTAAAATGA
- the tsaD gene encoding tRNA (adenosine(37)-N6)-threonylcarbamoyltransferase complex transferase subunit TsaD, translating into MIENKNQRTNVASSATPSERLVLALESSCDETSASVVRWIGDGEGEILSNIVYSQIDEHAAYGGVVPEIAARAHVDAMDGIVRAAMSEAELEANDVDAIAATCGPGLNGGLLVATMTAKVMAKALGKPFYPVNHLEGHALTARLTDGIAFPYLLLLVSGGHTQILIVHGVGHYRRLATTIDDALGEAFDKTAKMLSLDHPGGPAVEKAALRGDAERFKFPRPMQNHETLNLSLSGLKTAVRLAAEKAAPLDNQDVADICASFQAAVADVLENRVARAFIHFRDEFPDLKSPTMVVAGGVAANKMIAERLRLICEKENWALSTPPLALCTDNAAMIAWAAAEHIAIGNEGDMDFTPRPRWPLDTMSEALVGHGKRGAKV; encoded by the coding sequence ATGATAGAAAATAAAAACCAAAGAACGAATGTTGCCTCAAGCGCCACGCCGAGTGAGCGCCTTGTGCTAGCGCTTGAATCAAGTTGTGATGAAACCTCGGCAAGTGTTGTGCGCTGGATTGGTGATGGTGAAGGCGAAATTTTATCCAATATTGTGTATAGTCAAATTGATGAACATGCGGCTTATGGTGGTGTAGTGCCAGAAATTGCTGCACGCGCCCATGTTGATGCGATGGACGGCATTGTTCGCGCGGCAATGAGTGAGGCAGAATTGGAAGCCAATGATGTGGATGCTATTGCTGCTACTTGTGGCCCGGGATTAAACGGCGGACTGCTTGTTGCTACAATGACAGCTAAGGTGATGGCCAAAGCACTCGGCAAGCCTTTTTATCCTGTCAATCATTTGGAAGGTCACGCCCTTACCGCCCGCCTAACCGATGGCATTGCCTTTCCTTATTTGTTGCTTTTGGTCTCTGGTGGGCATACTCAAATTTTGATTGTCCACGGTGTAGGGCATTATCGCAGGCTGGCCACGACAATTGATGATGCATTAGGGGAGGCCTTCGATAAGACTGCAAAAATGCTGAGTCTTGATCATCCCGGCGGTCCAGCCGTTGAGAAAGCCGCATTAAGGGGGGATGCAGAACGATTTAAGTTTCCTCGTCCGATGCAAAACCATGAAACGCTTAATTTGTCTCTTTCAGGTTTAAAAACGGCTGTGCGACTGGCGGCAGAAAAAGCGGCGCCTTTAGATAACCAAGATGTTGCCGATATTTGTGCTTCGTTTCAGGCTGCTGTGGCGGATGTTTTAGAAAACCGTGTTGCGCGAGCCTTCATACATTTTAGAGATGAGTTTCCAGATCTTAAAAGTCCCACGATGGTTGTAGCTGGAGGTGTGGCAGCAAATAAAATGATTGCTGAGCGCCTTAGACTGATATGTGAAAAAGAAAACTGGGCGCTCTCAACACCACCTCTTGCGCTTTGCACAGATAATGCCGCGATGATTGCATGGGCTGCTGCTGAGCATATTGCTATTGGCAATGAGGGTGATATGGACTTTACACCACGCCCGCGCTGGCCCCTTGATACAATGAGTGAGGCACTGGTAGGACACGGCAAACGAGGGGCAAAAGTTTGA
- a CDS encoding SDR family oxidoreductase, protein MISGAAPTDLSGKRCFITGANGDACEAVPLGYMGKPAEVARVTAFLAYEQSQYITAQILSVDGGNVLR, encoded by the coding sequence ATGATTTCGGGTGCGGCTCCAACGGATTTGTCCGGTAAGCGCTGTTTTATCACCGGTGCCAATGGCGACGCCTGTGAAGCCGTTCCTCTAGGCTATATGGGTAAACCCGCGGAAGTCGCGCGGGTTACCGCGTTTCTCGCATACGAGCAGTCTCAATACATCACCGCTCAAATTTTGAGTGTGGATGGTGGCAATGTGTTGAGGTAG
- the hemC gene encoding hydroxymethylbilane synthase, protein MKPHLFSNENPIKIGTRGSDLALVQAHEVKNLLMRAHGLDANAISIKLIKTTGDIVQDRPLSEIGGKGLFTKEIEQALIEGEIDIAVHSSKDMPTVLPDGLVLDVFLEREDVRDAFISNEAENLGALSHGATIGSASLRRQAQLKRFRSDFNVIIFRGNVQTRLRKLNEGQADATLLAAAGLSRLKMTDIIADYLDPDIFLPACAQGAIGIETRGGDDTTHDFIMPLHDSITAAAIHAERAFLKVLDGSCRTPIAGIAKIDSGKLIFKGEVLRPDGSESFDIEGVGNIDDAIAIGEEAGLRLKSRLSADFLESLHQR, encoded by the coding sequence ATGAAACCTCATCTCTTCTCCAATGAAAATCCAATCAAAATTGGCACGCGCGGCAGTGATCTCGCCTTAGTACAAGCACATGAGGTGAAAAACCTCCTAATGCGCGCTCATGGACTGGATGCAAATGCGATCTCTATCAAGCTCATAAAAACGACCGGCGATATCGTGCAGGACCGCCCTCTCTCAGAAATTGGCGGCAAAGGACTTTTCACGAAAGAAATAGAACAAGCCCTAATAGAGGGTGAGATTGATATTGCCGTTCATTCATCAAAAGACATGCCGACAGTGCTGCCTGATGGATTGGTGCTTGATGTGTTCTTAGAGCGCGAAGATGTGCGCGATGCTTTTATTTCCAATGAGGCGGAAAACCTTGGCGCGCTATCCCATGGCGCCACGATTGGTTCTGCTTCCTTGCGCAGACAAGCGCAACTGAAACGCTTTCGCTCAGACTTCAATGTCATTATTTTTCGCGGCAATGTACAAACACGTCTGCGCAAGCTGAATGAAGGGCAAGCCGATGCGACTTTATTGGCGGCCGCTGGTTTGAGCCGGCTTAAAATGACGGATATTATTGCGGACTATCTCGACCCAGATATTTTCCTTCCTGCCTGCGCCCAAGGTGCCATTGGCATTGAAACGCGGGGCGGCGATGATACAACCCATGATTTCATTATGCCATTGCATGATAGCATTACCGCAGCGGCAATCCATGCCGAGCGGGCATTTTTGAAAGTCTTGGATGGCTCGTGCCGCACGCCCATTGCTGGCATTGCTAAAATTGACAGCGGTAAGCTTATTTTCAAAGGCGAGGTCCTGCGACCCGATGGCAGCGAAAGCTTCGACATTGAGGGCGTTGGCAACATTGATGATGCGATTGCTATTGGTGAAGAGGCAGGCTTACGGTTAAAGTCACGACTGAGTGCAGACTTTCTGGAAAGCCTGCATCAGCGATAA
- a CDS encoding mannitol dehydrogenase family protein yields the protein MMLASISQNNEALYATNYDRAKCDIGVVHLGYGGFHRAHQAVYIDDYMQCTNDLRWGIAAVNLRASEAGSFEQVQKVENGYLLTTTTPDDVREMRLVRSHCQFLDWSKNAIEAENIVARSSVNMITITVTESGYYLNDDATLNIDDPIIAKEIEGISQQSIYAYLSLALRARYQANGLPINILCCDNIRSNGKMLERNFKKYLEVTGEHDLLGWIDENACFPCSMVDRITPRTSEALSQEITELFGAVGLNSINSESFKQWVVEDNFKAVMPDLPKVGTEFVADVDPYEEAKIRILNGGHTGICYLGALAGHKTFDQAIRDPSLKAFFDNFQTKEVLPGLDLSLPFNKSDYLLDVVDRFSNRAIADQLERICMDGYSKIPIYIRPTLESCLRQNIVPKYCYECIASWYVYARHFAAGKMPIDYQEPYWDQLEPLLAMGAEEDFARNKQLWADLPEQYSNFIDNLVSAIKEMDDKWQV from the coding sequence ATGATGCTGGCATCCATCAGTCAAAACAATGAGGCGCTATACGCGACCAATTATGATCGGGCGAAGTGCGACATTGGCGTTGTGCATCTGGGTTATGGCGGATTCCATAGAGCACATCAGGCGGTTTATATTGATGACTATATGCAGTGCACTAACGATTTGCGATGGGGTATCGCTGCGGTTAATTTGAGGGCTTCTGAAGCGGGCTCTTTTGAGCAAGTACAAAAAGTTGAAAATGGATATTTACTAACGACAACAACTCCTGATGATGTGAGAGAGATGCGCCTAGTCAGGTCACATTGTCAATTTTTGGATTGGTCAAAAAATGCCATAGAGGCAGAAAATATCGTCGCGCGATCATCCGTTAATATGATTACGATTACAGTGACCGAAAGCGGTTATTATCTCAATGATGATGCCACTTTGAATATAGATGATCCAATCATTGCCAAGGAAATTGAAGGTATTAGCCAACAATCGATTTATGCTTATCTGTCACTTGCCTTGCGTGCGCGGTATCAAGCAAATGGTTTGCCGATTAACATCTTGTGCTGCGATAATATCCGCTCGAATGGCAAGATGCTGGAACGTAACTTCAAGAAATACCTTGAGGTTACGGGTGAACATGATCTGCTTGGCTGGATAGACGAGAATGCTTGTTTTCCCTGTTCTATGGTTGACCGGATCACACCGCGCACCAGTGAGGCTTTATCTCAGGAAATAACTGAACTTTTCGGAGCTGTCGGCCTCAATTCAATCAACAGCGAATCTTTTAAACAATGGGTAGTTGAAGATAACTTCAAAGCAGTAATGCCTGATTTGCCTAAGGTTGGCACTGAGTTTGTTGCTGATGTTGATCCTTATGAAGAGGCTAAAATTCGTATTCTCAATGGTGGGCATACAGGCATTTGTTATCTTGGAGCCCTTGCGGGTCACAAAACATTTGATCAGGCGATTCGTGACCCGTCGCTAAAAGCTTTTTTTGATAATTTTCAAACAAAAGAAGTTTTGCCTGGTCTTGATCTCTCATTGCCTTTTAATAAGAGTGATTACCTTCTTGATGTTGTTGACCGCTTTTCAAATAGGGCAATAGCAGATCAGTTGGAACGGATATGTATGGATGGGTATTCTAAAATACCCATTTATATTCGTCCAACGCTGGAATCTTGTTTGCGGCAAAATATAGTACCAAAATATTGTTATGAATGTATTGCAAGTTGGTATGTATATGCACGTCATTTTGCTGCGGGAAAGATGCCAATTGACTACCAAGAACCCTACTGGGATCAGCTCGAGCCTCTATTGGCTATGGGAGCTGAAGAAGACTTTGCGCGCAACAAACAATTATGGGCGGATCTTCCAGAACAATACTCAAATTTTATAGATAATCTTGTTTCAGCTATTAAGGAAATGGACGACAAATGGCAGGTTTAA
- a CDS encoding sugar ABC transporter substrate-binding protein: protein MKIIRKCALAMALCATTALSANAGEITIATVNNGHMIEMQKLTPEFEKANPDIKVNWVTLDEGTLRSRVTTDITTKGGQFDVMTIGMYEAPIWGKNNWLVPLEFDASYDVDDILPSIRAGLSYDSKLFAAPFYGESSMIMYRKDLVDAAGLTITDNPTWDHMEKVAAALHKPDDGVFGICLRGKPGWGDNMAFITTLANSFGAQWFNEDWTPALDSPEWNAAVNFYVNLLTKYGPPGSEGNSFNEILALINEGKCGIWIDATIAASFVTDPKQSKVADKMAFAQSPQKATTKGANWLWAWSLAIPAGTKQAGDAKKFIEWATSKSYIELVAKTNGWASVPTGTRVSTYSNPKFQEAATFDEAELKAILSANPEDSTLNPSPYVGVQFAAIPEFQAIGTAVGQQMTAALSGSISVEDALAASQKAADREMRKGGYY, encoded by the coding sequence ATGAAAATTATCCGCAAATGTGCACTGGCTATGGCCTTGTGTGCGACTACTGCTCTATCAGCAAATGCTGGTGAGATTACAATTGCGACTGTGAATAACGGTCACATGATTGAAATGCAAAAACTCACACCTGAGTTTGAGAAAGCCAATCCAGACATTAAAGTGAACTGGGTTACTTTGGATGAAGGTACTTTGCGCAGTCGTGTAACAACAGACATCACCACAAAAGGTGGTCAGTTTGATGTTATGACAATTGGTATGTACGAGGCTCCTATCTGGGGTAAAAACAACTGGCTTGTACCGTTGGAATTTGATGCATCTTATGATGTTGATGATATTCTTCCATCAATCCGTGCTGGTTTGAGCTATGATAGCAAATTGTTTGCTGCGCCATTCTATGGTGAAAGCTCCATGATCATGTACCGCAAGGACTTGGTTGATGCAGCTGGCTTGACCATTACAGATAACCCAACTTGGGATCATATGGAAAAAGTCGCAGCGGCTCTACACAAGCCAGACGATGGCGTTTTCGGCATCTGCTTGCGTGGTAAGCCTGGTTGGGGCGACAACATGGCGTTCATCACAACTTTGGCGAACTCATTTGGTGCTCAATGGTTTAATGAAGACTGGACACCAGCTCTTGATAGCCCAGAATGGAATGCAGCAGTTAACTTCTATGTTAACCTGTTGACTAAATACGGACCTCCAGGTTCTGAAGGCAACTCTTTCAACGAAATTCTTGCGCTTATCAACGAAGGTAAATGCGGAATTTGGATTGATGCTACAATTGCTGCGTCTTTTGTAACTGATCCAAAACAGTCGAAAGTTGCTGACAAAATGGCATTTGCACAGTCGCCACAAAAAGCGACAACTAAAGGTGCAAACTGGCTATGGGCTTGGTCTTTGGCAATTCCAGCAGGCACTAAGCAGGCCGGTGATGCTAAGAAGTTCATCGAATGGGCTACATCTAAGTCTTACATTGAGCTTGTTGCTAAAACAAATGGCTGGGCAAGTGTTCCAACTGGTACACGTGTTTCAACATACAGCAATCCTAAATTCCAGGAAGCTGCTACATTTGATGAAGCTGAGTTGAAGGCTATTTTGTCTGCTAACCCGGAAGATTCAACCTTGAACCCGTCTCCATATGTAGGCGTTCAGTTCGCGGCTATTCCGGAATTCCAGGCAATTGGTACTGCTGTTGGTCAGCAAATGACTGCGGCATTGTCTGGTAGTATCTCTGTAGAGGACGCACTTGCTGCTTCTCAGAAAGCTGCTGATCGCGAAATGCGTAAGGGTGGTTACTACTAA
- a CDS encoding sugar ABC transporter permease, whose amino-acid sequence MNPTLAKWLQAPSVILLLLWMIVPLSMTIYFSTIRYHLLYQDRTGFIGLSNYEFFYTDPSFWPAILNTLILVGSVLLISVVLGLAISLLINHDFFGRGIVRVLLISPFFIMPTVNALVWKNMLMNPIYGLFAFISTSFGLDPIDWLSDFPLFSIIIIVSWQWTPFAILIFMTSLQSQDREQKEAATLDGAGFWAQFFNLTIPHLARPIAIVIMIQMIFHLSIFAEIFVTTSGGPGVQSTNLAFLIFTQALQGFDVGVASAGGVFAIILANIVAIFLIRIVGKSLTV is encoded by the coding sequence ATGAACCCGACACTCGCTAAATGGCTTCAGGCGCCCAGTGTAATATTATTGTTACTGTGGATGATAGTGCCGTTATCGATGACGATATATTTTTCGACCATTCGATACCATCTCCTCTATCAAGATCGAACTGGCTTTATTGGATTATCTAACTACGAATTCTTTTATACGGACCCCTCATTCTGGCCCGCTATTCTCAACACACTCATTTTGGTTGGTTCAGTCTTATTGATATCGGTTGTTTTGGGGCTTGCGATCTCTCTTCTCATCAATCACGACTTTTTTGGTAGGGGTATAGTTCGGGTCTTGTTGATATCTCCATTTTTCATCATGCCGACAGTCAATGCGTTAGTATGGAAAAACATGCTGATGAACCCGATATACGGTTTGTTTGCCTTTATTTCGACTTCGTTTGGCTTAGATCCCATAGATTGGCTTTCTGATTTTCCTCTGTTTTCCATTATTATTATTGTTAGTTGGCAGTGGACACCTTTTGCGATCCTTATTTTCATGACGTCATTGCAAAGTCAGGATAGAGAGCAAAAAGAAGCTGCCACGCTTGATGGGGCTGGATTCTGGGCTCAGTTCTTCAATTTAACCATTCCGCATTTGGCGCGGCCTATTGCTATTGTGATTATGATCCAGATGATTTTCCATCTGTCTATTTTTGCAGAGATCTTTGTTACGACATCTGGTGGGCCAGGGGTTCAATCAACCAACTTGGCATTCTTGATCTTTACTCAGGCCCTGCAAGGCTTTGATGTTGGTGTTGCTTCTGCAGGTGGTGTGTTCGCGATCATACTTGCAAATATTGTGGCGATATTCCTTATCCGAATTGTTGGAAAGAGTTTGACGGTGTAA
- a CDS encoding uroporphyrinogen-III synthase, which translates to MTRPQPDASISADRLRQLGHEVIVSSVLNVTFSNNPLSWHQDMGLVVTSRNGIRALSTLSTDEMRTNATLFTVGDATAALAKEAKFKNIISASGAVDDLASLIADKKPASTLYICGRDRKSELDTKLQTRGIPVEIAERYHADFATSLTKEAINAFEKQTIDGVLHYSARSAEAFILLMKQQIVSYSTKQITHFCLAKAISSVLDRNIGIHAVVAERPNEQSLCDAIEASAKRYRN; encoded by the coding sequence ATGACACGACCACAACCAGATGCCAGTATTTCTGCTGACAGATTGCGTCAGCTTGGTCACGAGGTAATTGTCAGCTCCGTTTTAAATGTGACTTTTTCAAACAACCCTCTCTCATGGCATCAAGACATGGGCCTTGTGGTTACAAGCCGCAACGGAATAAGAGCACTTTCAACGCTTTCCACGGATGAAATGCGGACAAACGCAACTTTATTTACCGTCGGCGATGCAACAGCAGCACTTGCAAAAGAAGCCAAATTTAAGAATATAATTTCAGCATCTGGTGCCGTCGATGATCTTGCTTCTTTAATTGCAGACAAAAAACCAGCCAGCACACTCTATATTTGTGGCCGTGACAGAAAAAGCGAGCTTGACACTAAACTTCAAACACGAGGCATTCCCGTTGAAATAGCGGAACGTTATCACGCAGATTTTGCCACATCCCTCACGAAGGAAGCAATAAACGCGTTTGAAAAACAAACCATAGACGGTGTACTTCATTATTCAGCAAGATCAGCAGAAGCCTTTATTCTTCTCATGAAACAGCAAATAGTTAGTTATTCAACTAAACAAATAACACATTTCTGCCTTGCAAAAGCCATATCATCTGTGCTGGATAGAAATATTGGGATACACGCTGTGGTTGCGGAGCGTCCTAATGAGCAATCTTTGTGTGATGCCATTGAAGCCTCCGCAAAGAGGTATCGAAATTGA
- the ugpC gene encoding sn-glycerol-3-phosphate ABC transporter ATP-binding protein UgpC gives MAGLTIKNVSKSYGDTKVMHGVDIDIEDGEFVVFVGPSGCGKSTLLRMVAGLEDISGGEISIGDRVVNDVGPSKRGVAMVFQTYALYPHMTVYNNMAFGLKQIKTPPDEIERRVNEAAKILHIEDYLERTPRALSGGQRQRVAIGRAIVREPEVFLFDEPLSNLDAALRGQTRLEIARLHERLDATMIYVTHDQVEAMTLADKIVVLRDGLVEQIGAPMDLYNMPANLFVAKFIGSPAMNMFEVKASAKGISLGGTKTLSKPKGGSSDEMYVGLRPEHLTACDKKDSIISAKLDLVEKLGDHIIAHMVTDDGVDFIAKAESFSSTKRGTQLHFKAAQDRVHFFDKKTEQRL, from the coding sequence ATGGCAGGTTTAACAATTAAAAATGTATCCAAATCATATGGTGATACAAAAGTAATGCATGGTGTCGATATAGATATTGAGGACGGTGAATTTGTCGTCTTTGTTGGCCCCTCAGGTTGTGGTAAATCCACATTGCTCCGCATGGTAGCAGGCCTAGAGGATATCTCAGGTGGTGAAATATCCATCGGGGACCGTGTTGTAAATGATGTGGGACCATCCAAGCGTGGTGTTGCTATGGTGTTCCAGACCTATGCGCTTTATCCGCATATGACAGTATATAACAATATGGCTTTTGGTTTGAAACAGATCAAAACCCCGCCAGATGAAATCGAGCGTCGGGTTAATGAGGCTGCTAAAATTCTGCATATTGAAGATTACCTGGAGCGTACACCGCGTGCTCTGTCCGGTGGTCAGCGCCAAAGGGTTGCAATTGGTCGTGCTATTGTCCGTGAACCAGAAGTTTTCCTTTTTGATGAACCTTTATCCAACCTTGATGCCGCACTGCGCGGACAAACAAGGCTTGAAATAGCTCGTCTGCATGAGCGTCTTGACGCGACCATGATTTATGTGACCCATGATCAGGTTGAAGCGATGACATTGGCTGATAAGATTGTTGTCCTTCGCGACGGATTGGTCGAGCAAATTGGTGCGCCGATGGATTTATACAACATGCCAGCCAATCTATTCGTTGCCAAGTTTATTGGTAGCCCTGCAATGAATATGTTTGAGGTTAAGGCATCGGCTAAGGGAATTTCATTGGGTGGAACAAAAACCCTTTCCAAACCGAAAGGTGGTTCTTCTGATGAAATGTATGTTGGCTTGCGCCCAGAACATCTGACGGCTTGCGATAAGAAAGATTCAATTATTAGCGCTAAACTTGATTTGGTTGAAAAACTTGGCGACCATATCATCGCGCATATGGTTACAGATGATGGCGTTGATTTTATTGCTAAGGCAGAATCTTTCTCATCAACGAAACGGGGCACTCAACTTCATTTCAAGGCGGCACAAGATAGAGTGCATTTCTTTGATAAGAAAACTGAACAGCGTCTTTAA